Proteins from one Salarias fasciatus chromosome 14, fSalaFa1.1, whole genome shotgun sequence genomic window:
- the fam131ab gene encoding protein FAM131A isoform X2, with protein sequence MQLRQWAVSAPNRLLVNVDDTIEMLPKSRRALTIQEIAALARSSLHGISQVVKDHVTKPTAMAQGRVAHLIEWKGWCKPIDTPAALESDFNSYSDLTEGEQEARFAAGVAEQFAIAEAKLRAWSSVDGDESNDDSYDEDFLPANEPTTQSTDVPSYPPYLKDLIHSQLCQHLGLRGPCCEGGGGSGEGGGSGEPSPTAGSPDTLCSSLCSLDEHHPLLRDLGARRGGGGCGHAHSNAAELAAKILSALHGGEELLLARLQRVGQSGPGGSECGFHSLGGGGRGIRPCGGQDSPCYSMSYSETYLSPGEDDDTPCKDYEGTLCQVEAEGGGVEYDPRRRVSDVASSGVVSLDEEEEEEEEEEDEERAVEPNHQ encoded by the exons ATGCAGCTGCGACAATGGGCTGTATCAGCTCCAAATCGCCTATTG GTGAATGTTGATGACACCATTGAAATGTTACCAAAATCAAGAAGAGCTCTCACCATCCAAGAGATTGCTGCATTAGCACGATCCTCCCTGCATG GTATTTCCCAGGTGGTGAAGGACCATGTGACGAAGCCCACAGCCATGGCACAGGGTAGAGTAGCCCATCTAATAGAGTGGAAAGGCTGGTGCAAGCCCATCGACACTCCGGCAGCTTTGGAGTCGGACTTCAACTCTTATTCTGACCTCACCGAGGGCGAACAGGAGGCTCGCTTTGCTGCTG GTGTGGCGGAGCAGTTTGCCATCGCCGAGGCCAAGCTGAGGGCCTGGTCTTCAGTGGATGGCGACGAATCCAACGACGACTCGTACGACGAGGACTTCCTGCCTGCCAACGAGCCCACCACACAGAGTACAG ATGTGCCGTCGTATCCTCCCTACCTGAAGGACCTGATCCACAGCCAGCTCTGCCAGCACCTGGGCCTGCGGGGCCCCTGCTGCGAGGGCGGAGGGGGGAGTGGCGAGGGGGGCGGCAGCGGAGAGCCCTCCCCGACAGCGGGCTCCCCGGACACCCTGTGCTCCAGCCTGTGCAGCCTGGATGAGCACCACCCGCTGCTGCGCGACCTGGGGGCccgacgcggcggcggcggttgcGGCCACGCCCACAGCAACGCCGCTGAACTCGCCGCCAAGATCCTGTCGGCGCTGCACGGgggcgaggagctgctgctggcccgGCTGCAGCGGGTGGGCCAGAGCGGCCCCGGCGGAAGCGAGTGCGGCTTCCACAGCCTGGGCGGGGGTGGGCGGGGCATCAGGCCCTGCGGCGGCCAGGACTCTCCGTGCTACTCCATGTCGTACTCCGAGACGTACCTGTCGCCCGGCGAGGACGACGACACGCCCTGCAAGGACTACGAGGGCACGCTGTGccaggtggaggcggagggCGGCGGGGTGGAGTACGACCCTCGCAGGAGGGTGTCCGACGTGGCGTCCTCTGGGGTGGTGTCtctggatgaggaggaagaagaggaggaggaggaggaggacgaagagcgGGCAGTAGAGCCAAACCACCAATGA
- the fam131ab gene encoding protein FAM131A isoform X1 has product MLGVFLFCTNARFRPDTMVLTALTQFSCKVNVDDTIEMLPKSRRALTIQEIAALARSSLHGISQVVKDHVTKPTAMAQGRVAHLIEWKGWCKPIDTPAALESDFNSYSDLTEGEQEARFAAGVAEQFAIAEAKLRAWSSVDGDESNDDSYDEDFLPANEPTTQSTDVPSYPPYLKDLIHSQLCQHLGLRGPCCEGGGGSGEGGGSGEPSPTAGSPDTLCSSLCSLDEHHPLLRDLGARRGGGGCGHAHSNAAELAAKILSALHGGEELLLARLQRVGQSGPGGSECGFHSLGGGGRGIRPCGGQDSPCYSMSYSETYLSPGEDDDTPCKDYEGTLCQVEAEGGGVEYDPRRRVSDVASSGVVSLDEEEEEEEEEEDEERAVEPNHQ; this is encoded by the exons ATGCTCGGTGTCTTTTTATTCTGTACTAACGCGAGGTTCCGTCCTGACACCATGGTTCTGACCGCACTGACACAGTTCAGCTGCAAG GTGAATGTTGATGACACCATTGAAATGTTACCAAAATCAAGAAGAGCTCTCACCATCCAAGAGATTGCTGCATTAGCACGATCCTCCCTGCATG GTATTTCCCAGGTGGTGAAGGACCATGTGACGAAGCCCACAGCCATGGCACAGGGTAGAGTAGCCCATCTAATAGAGTGGAAAGGCTGGTGCAAGCCCATCGACACTCCGGCAGCTTTGGAGTCGGACTTCAACTCTTATTCTGACCTCACCGAGGGCGAACAGGAGGCTCGCTTTGCTGCTG GTGTGGCGGAGCAGTTTGCCATCGCCGAGGCCAAGCTGAGGGCCTGGTCTTCAGTGGATGGCGACGAATCCAACGACGACTCGTACGACGAGGACTTCCTGCCTGCCAACGAGCCCACCACACAGAGTACAG ATGTGCCGTCGTATCCTCCCTACCTGAAGGACCTGATCCACAGCCAGCTCTGCCAGCACCTGGGCCTGCGGGGCCCCTGCTGCGAGGGCGGAGGGGGGAGTGGCGAGGGGGGCGGCAGCGGAGAGCCCTCCCCGACAGCGGGCTCCCCGGACACCCTGTGCTCCAGCCTGTGCAGCCTGGATGAGCACCACCCGCTGCTGCGCGACCTGGGGGCccgacgcggcggcggcggttgcGGCCACGCCCACAGCAACGCCGCTGAACTCGCCGCCAAGATCCTGTCGGCGCTGCACGGgggcgaggagctgctgctggcccgGCTGCAGCGGGTGGGCCAGAGCGGCCCCGGCGGAAGCGAGTGCGGCTTCCACAGCCTGGGCGGGGGTGGGCGGGGCATCAGGCCCTGCGGCGGCCAGGACTCTCCGTGCTACTCCATGTCGTACTCCGAGACGTACCTGTCGCCCGGCGAGGACGACGACACGCCCTGCAAGGACTACGAGGGCACGCTGTGccaggtggaggcggagggCGGCGGGGTGGAGTACGACCCTCGCAGGAGGGTGTCCGACGTGGCGTCCTCTGGGGTGGTGTCtctggatgaggaggaagaagaggaggaggaggaggaggacgaagagcgGGCAGTAGAGCCAAACCACCAATGA
- the fam131ab gene encoding protein FAM131A isoform X3 has product MLPKSRRALTIQEIAALARSSLHGISQVVKDHVTKPTAMAQGRVAHLIEWKGWCKPIDTPAALESDFNSYSDLTEGEQEARFAAGVAEQFAIAEAKLRAWSSVDGDESNDDSYDEDFLPANEPTTQSTDVPSYPPYLKDLIHSQLCQHLGLRGPCCEGGGGSGEGGGSGEPSPTAGSPDTLCSSLCSLDEHHPLLRDLGARRGGGGCGHAHSNAAELAAKILSALHGGEELLLARLQRVGQSGPGGSECGFHSLGGGGRGIRPCGGQDSPCYSMSYSETYLSPGEDDDTPCKDYEGTLCQVEAEGGGVEYDPRRRVSDVASSGVVSLDEEEEEEEEEEDEERAVEPNHQ; this is encoded by the exons ATGTTACCAAAATCAAGAAGAGCTCTCACCATCCAAGAGATTGCTGCATTAGCACGATCCTCCCTGCATG GTATTTCCCAGGTGGTGAAGGACCATGTGACGAAGCCCACAGCCATGGCACAGGGTAGAGTAGCCCATCTAATAGAGTGGAAAGGCTGGTGCAAGCCCATCGACACTCCGGCAGCTTTGGAGTCGGACTTCAACTCTTATTCTGACCTCACCGAGGGCGAACAGGAGGCTCGCTTTGCTGCTG GTGTGGCGGAGCAGTTTGCCATCGCCGAGGCCAAGCTGAGGGCCTGGTCTTCAGTGGATGGCGACGAATCCAACGACGACTCGTACGACGAGGACTTCCTGCCTGCCAACGAGCCCACCACACAGAGTACAG ATGTGCCGTCGTATCCTCCCTACCTGAAGGACCTGATCCACAGCCAGCTCTGCCAGCACCTGGGCCTGCGGGGCCCCTGCTGCGAGGGCGGAGGGGGGAGTGGCGAGGGGGGCGGCAGCGGAGAGCCCTCCCCGACAGCGGGCTCCCCGGACACCCTGTGCTCCAGCCTGTGCAGCCTGGATGAGCACCACCCGCTGCTGCGCGACCTGGGGGCccgacgcggcggcggcggttgcGGCCACGCCCACAGCAACGCCGCTGAACTCGCCGCCAAGATCCTGTCGGCGCTGCACGGgggcgaggagctgctgctggcccgGCTGCAGCGGGTGGGCCAGAGCGGCCCCGGCGGAAGCGAGTGCGGCTTCCACAGCCTGGGCGGGGGTGGGCGGGGCATCAGGCCCTGCGGCGGCCAGGACTCTCCGTGCTACTCCATGTCGTACTCCGAGACGTACCTGTCGCCCGGCGAGGACGACGACACGCCCTGCAAGGACTACGAGGGCACGCTGTGccaggtggaggcggagggCGGCGGGGTGGAGTACGACCCTCGCAGGAGGGTGTCCGACGTGGCGTCCTCTGGGGTGGTGTCtctggatgaggaggaagaagaggaggaggaggaggaggacgaagagcgGGCAGTAGAGCCAAACCACCAATGA